ATATGTTTCCTTGCTGGAGAGGTTTGGTTAAGAGGATGAGCCAGATCCAGATTAGGCCTCAAATGAGTCTTTATCTAATCTTACACATAGTGCAATCTACTCTTTATCAGAGGAAATTCTGTCTCGgtgtaaacaacacaagcaCCTAAGGCCACACTCCACTCACTCGCCACCTACAGTCACGCTATAAATACCAGCTGGTGTTCTGTACAAATGTAAGAGaggactatttttttttttcaaaactgtaattcaaatttttttcttaaattcacAGTGTCAGATGCTCagttttctcccttttctcaaGTGCGGTAAGGTGAGATCTTAAAGAATTTCAGTCAGATGGTGGAtacaaagaaaagagcaaagactCTGGCGAGGCTGTTATGAGTTATTCCTGACGCAGCTTAACTGAGAAAAGCGGTCCTGTGAGTCGCGTAACTGGAGCCTCGCTCTCCCACCATGCCGAcctttcatctcctctcacTTCATCATTTGATTCCTACGCTTTATTCAAATACTCCTCATCCTCCGTCTCAATCCTTGTCTCCTGCAAAACAGCCAAAAtagagaaaacagagcaaaacaatgTAGAGTAAAACATTATCGGTTCCAATTAAGCGTGTTTGAACAGGCGGAGAGCTAAGGGGGTAGGATTTTAATTATCGCCAGCATTTTCTCCTCCAGCCTCTAATTACACAGGGGATCAGTCTGAAGGTTTTTATAGGTGCTTTAGGACCGCAGAGTATTTCCTTGTTGTTTGGGCCCATGCTGGGATCCTGCTATCCAGATGAGACTGAGACTGAAGTGTACAGTAATTTGCAGCCACATATttcactcactgaaaacagcaccCATCTCTCACTCACATATACACGCACGCACTCAGCACAGGGTTTTGTGTAGGTTCGGTATGCTGTTTTAAGATGCTGGATGTATCTTTAAGCAGCAGGGATGAGATGGTGAGATGTGCCTGAATCTTGCAGCGAGCTGCAAGCAGCCTCCTTCTCGCTCAGAAAGGCAGCTCTCTTCACACTCTGACACATACATGAGTCCTTCTCGGTGTGAGATGCTctgatgtgtttacatttaGAGGGGAAGATGCTGGATTGTAGAGCTGCAGCctaaaattgttttcattaatcTGTAGCTTAGGTTGCCAGTTTATTGAGTACAAGTAAACCAAACTAATGCAGTCTTAATACAGCAGTCCTGCAATAATATCTGACCTCATGAAGGTTATAATGTTTTAGAGGTGTTTTtcaacattgtgtttgttttggaggGTGAACTGGGAAGTGCTGTTTAATTGTACTTTGTCCATCTCATTAAATGAGGTCAGGCTAAAAAATGCAAACCCCACTGTTTGTATTATGCAATACAGTTCAACTGCACCATGCGGCTACCTCCtgcaaaatatgacaaagttgtcaaaaaaaactaaaaaatgccATCATCAGTATTTAAATTGCGTCAAAGTGTTTATTCTTTCCAAACAACActccaaaactcaaagatacTGAGTTTAATCTCAGACAAGACAAAGGAAAGCAAGACATTTTCAGATCTGAcaagctgaaaccagcaaatgcATGACTGAAGTGATTAACtaagtttcagtttcagctctgcTAGTAGCAGGAATAACTTTGTCCATCTCTTCATACATGTGTTGCATATCAATGTGGCtatcacagcagtttgtgaaacagcaacaaaatgtgATCAATCAGTGACTTTGTGTAGACAAGCATGAATTGTCAGTTGTCTTCATAACAGCATGACAgagttaaaaatggaaaattcatgTCCGTGTACGCAAATCCTAAAGATATTGTAAATATTGCCAGTATTTCATGGACTGATTCTTAATTATAATCTTGAATCACAACCTTCCCTTGACCTTTTCCAAAGTGAATCCTCTAGACGACAGCTCATGACAGATTCGTGAATACATTTCCTAACATTAACCAAAGCGCTTTTTGATTCCGCATGCTTCATGAATGTAGCttcattcagtcaaagaaatGTGGCGCAGGCACAAAAGACAGTCGTGGAGCTGACATCCAGGTACACAAATTGTATGGATTACATTAGGTGGCTGCTGGACAAACTGCCGTGATACTTTGTAATGTGTTATGTGCTGTTACATAATTCAGCAACAGAAGTTTTTTGCTGCATTGAGAATATAACTGAATCACATTCCCTCCTCTGTgagattagtgtgtgtgtgtgtgtgtgtgtgtgtgtgttgatacaTATCTGAGCAGACACAGGAGGCTGTAAGCTGCTTAACCATGCGCTGACTCAGGACACATGCAATTTCTGTTTTCCTTAAGAGAGAGAAGAGCTACGATCAACATTTTTTGATATAAAAAGATGCGAGCGACTAAGGATCAACCAGCCAGAAGatgccattttaaaaaacattgggcttttttttttttatttgtttgtttttttttaaatgaaagactTCACCAGTAACAGCAGGAAAAAGGGATTCGGTTAAGACATCTTTGTAATAAATGAGAAGCATGAGCTAGATGGAAAAATGCTTCCTCCCATTTTTGTCTACATCTGGTATTCACTATTTCATCAAAGCAGAGGGATGAGTTACCAGCttggttttatttgtaaaattcTCACTGTGTCCTCTGTTAAAAATGCTAATAAACCAAATGACATTTTCCAACATGTAAGGAGGCATAAAATCCTTCTGGTTACCAAACTCCAGATTTCTGACAGCCCCGGTGAGGTTTGTAATTTGCAGCTATCCTCCATTGTTTGATCATCTGCAGACTGCAGGCTGTGATTGGTGCGGGACAAACAACAGGTGCATCCCCGCCTAATCCAATTTCATCCGAATTCCTCAGCAGTCCTCATGGTGCGGTGGAAGAAGTATCCTgcttaaaatgaaaagactgataTTCCTTGTTTTTGCCATCGTGATGCTCACACAGGCTCAAGGTAAGACAATGTAGGCTTAAAGTTTTTTGCTGTACCTGTTAAAGACCAACAACTGGGGCTGAGCTACAGATTCTGGCTGGTTTCACAAAGTTGTGAATATCTACTTTTAAGATTTGATTAATTGTTATCAAACTAACATATACAGAtagattattttcttgattaatgcAAATTAACTAATTGtttgatctaaaaaaaaaacaacaacaacataaattaCTGAAAAGTCTCATAGTTTTTGTCTAAATGGTGACGATAACAGAAGCAGCAATTCAAACCGTCAAATACTATGACTGATCATTCGTCACAATAGCTGCCAGTACATCTAGAGTTGCTTCATTAATTGATTAAGTGTTGCAGCTATCCAATAAATCCAAACGTCATAAAGTTTTTGATGTTCAGTTCttgttgaaattgtttttgaTCTAAATTCAACTCGGTGCTTGTAATAGAAGCTTTAGTTTAATCTACTTTCAGTGATATAAATGGGGCAAAGAAAATCATAGAAACAAAGTTCAACACCACATTCTCCAAAATGTCCACACAATTCAACAAATACTGACTATGATAACCTTCATGAGGacaggatttattgcaggactaCAATGTAAGCCTGCACTGCCTAAGTGTACATAAACAAACTGAGTGTGAGTTCAGCGAAGTCTGTCCTCACAGTGAAACCAACCTGACATCTCTTTAGTGCTCAAGTTCACCTGAGCTAGCACGAGCTAACAGGATGAGAGGGGATAAGGATTCAGAGTCTCCCTTATACTCATCTTACAGCTTTGAGGAGGAGATTAGTCCTTTTCCAGTGGCAGCCAATAGCAGCACTGAAGCCAGCCATTTGGCGACTACATGCGCTCTGACAGTGATTCCAAAGACATACATCCACAAGTACCTGGATAATCACGTTTTTGTATCCAAATACGTTGTGTTAAGAGTTATTTGAATATTAAATGGCCTAGTTGTTATGAGCTTAAAACAGTCCTTAAATCAAAAGACTTTTCAGCTGTATTTGATGAGCATTCAGAAAACTTTTTTGTTCTGTAACCTTCATTTCACACTGCATTTCAACAGCTAATGTGTGGCACTAGTTGTAATATTTTGAGGGCTTGTGCAGTTCAGTACGGTACGGCTTGTCCAACTCCTGCATTTCGTTCTACACCCAATTCTTCCTATTAATTCTACTACCTGTCTGGATAATGGAAACATGGTGCAGCTCAAAGACTTGGAGCACTCCCTGAATAACTCAGGTCATCCACTCAAAGAAACAAATTCCAGACTGCGgcagaataaacaaaatatttctgagaTTCTTGAGGCTCATCCGTTTGGCTTCATGTCCTTCAACAACGCGCCAGCACTTCACACATTAGGCGCCATCTGAATAATAAATGTGTGCAACAAGCTATTACATAAACACCTAGAAATTTGAAAAATCCAAAGCCTTTCATCCAttaatctgacatttttactgttgtCAGTTCCTTTCACTAAAAGATAGGTGGCTAAATGTCTACTGTTTTACTTAAAGGCACACTTTGTAGGATTAGTCAGTTACCATTCAAAGATGCAGTAAGTAAGAGAGACAGTTGATTGAGTCCCGTTTCCAGGTCGTCAGTATTTGATCAATGAGAATGACAATGAAAGAGACTGGGAAAGAAACTCGACAAACAACTTTCCCTCTCCAGAAtcactgaaacacagcaaaataaaaagaaaataagaagacACAGTCAGAGGGCAAAGTCAGATAGAGACACCCCCACACTCTGGTGACAACTGAGAGAATTTTTTTGTGAGACTATATATAGTTTTATAAGAAAATCCTGCTTAGTATAtctttaatatactgtatgcaaTTATGGTAAAGTTTTCAATAACAATAACTAATTCATTAGCAGTTGTTTCAATGTACTTGTCAACTTTGTTCAGTCAAAATTCCTGTTGGTAAAACTTTACTGTATTGAAGTGTCCTGTTATGGTGGTGTTCCTCGAGCTcaggtgaggatgaggagcagcTTGAGCAGCTCATGGACTCTGGAGTGGTatttgaggaagaggaggagtttTTGAAGTGTTTCCGTTGTGACCTGGGCTTTTGGGATGCCTGCTACACCACTGAAACCAACTGCAGCCTCGGCGAGCGCTGCTACACGGGCCGAGGGAAAGCAGGTGTGTTGGATAAGACTGTCATTTTAGTCTGTCTATGTTTATAAATTCAGATTAAAGCCTTAGAGTGTGTAAAATTATAAAAGGGATTTTACCTCAGTTTACTTAAAGATATCATCATCTTGTCTCCCCAGCTGATACTCTGGACATTAAGACTTTGGGATGTGTGAAGGCAGAGGAGTGCAGCATGGAGAGCACAGTGGAGCTCTTCTCCAACACAACCATTTTTGCCATGATCAAACACTGCTGCGACACTCCCTTCTGCAACTCTGCGCACAATCttcaaatcatcacatttttgtatCTCACTGCAGCTTTCGTAATTACCTGGCACCTAACTGAAGCCTCAACAGGATCATAAACAACCTGAATTTATTTatgctgtcaaaacaaaaagagaaagactgtGTGAAGTGATGCTGAAAGGACTTCAACCATATGGTGAAATCACCAGctttacagatttttttgtacTGTGCAGTAGACTACTGAAATAGAAAACACTTCCTAGATAATCAGAAAGATCTGAATCCAACCAATCTGTCTGTATCATGTataacaaagaacaaaatacaagaaaaattCAAGCTGCTTTAACCTTTACAACATATGCAGTTAAATATGTATGTTTCAGTCATATCGTAATGTAATTCTTGTCATGTATCTAGATAAATGTATGTCTACAGGTGGAACATCTACTCTCTTCCAAAACCCACTGAAAACATTAGCTAGTGTATGAACAACCCGACCACGGAGCTGTAGAAAtgtgtgcagctgcagcagagcagttcAGTTGCAGTTCTGCAGCTCcccagcagagggcaggagTTCCTCTTTCAGGAAGTGCTGAAGGTCCAAATCTGTGTCCTCCAAGTCCAGGCTCAGGAACTTCTCCACCACAGACCTGCACCTGTCAGTCACAGTCTGTTTCACTTACATTTACTCTCTTGCATTGGTTTTCATTGTCAATTTGTATAGCTGGAGTTTAACAAACCTGTTTGCCTGCTTGTGTGAAGATGGACTGTCAACACGTTTGATGGACCTTCCTGTCCTGTACAGTTCAGACAcctgaccaaacacacacacacccacaaataGTCAGTCAATGTGagcatgtttctgtgtatgtgtgagtgtagctaagtatgtgtgtgtgtgtgtgtttacctccaCTCCTCTCTGTACAAGGCTGGTTGGCAGGCTGGCTAGTGTAGCGATGTTGGCAGCATAGCTGGACTGGCAGATTCCTTCTTTCAGCTGGTACAGAAACACCAACTCATTCCCGTCCACTGCTGTCTCTAgagtctaacacacacacacacacacacacacattaatacacaatcacatacacacaaaatcacaaaactaAAGTGGAGTCTCATTAGCTAGACTCAGATGTTTTGCTGTCAATATTTTTCTCCAGCACATTAGTTTACCATCATGAAACCTCACAGAACATTCACATAGTGCTTCAGGCTACGTTTATAAACAAGCCAGCTCCGTTGAGTATCTCTCAGTACCAGAAGAGACAGCATGCCAGAGGAGGGTAGCAGATCCAGCCGCAGTAAACTGTGGAAGTTAGTTGCCAACAGGACGTGAGGTACATCCACCGGAGCTTTTCTCAGCCAATGAGAGATTGATGCTGCCAGCAGGGACAATCCATCCACCTGGAGAGGGAACATTATACCACTGGCTTTGTTTGGATGAAGTTGCTATTGGCACAACACTTCAGTTGTAATTCAGGTTAAGCTCTTTGCACAAACCCTCGAGTTCCACAAATCAACCATTTAAAAGAACGTTCCTGGCTGCTGGTCTGTGGGCTAAAAGGCTCACCCACCAGCTGTcaccctttcttttttttttttttgattgagcAGCagaattacaaaaacaaatattaagtCAACTGGTGCTATTGTTACAGGTGATTATagttctgtgtgcatgtgtgcaagctCCTAAAGTTTCTAAATTTAACTTAATATCAAAACAGGGCAGGCATCTTGCTTACATTCATTgatgacaaatacacacatccTGAAATTCTCTGTGCAAGTGAATATAGTCTATGTCAATTCTAATCACAAGTTTGTAAGTTAGCAGTTTAACTTTTGTTACAATAGCATTGCTAACATTCTCCACAAAAGGGAGCTATTCCTTCACTGTCCAACCTTTTAACCACAACTATAGACAGTACATTTGGGGGAAGACCATGTCAAGGGGTGTAACATGCAACAGAAGAACCAGGATTTGGCTGAATCCAGTTGTCCTGAATTTGTCACTCTTGTGTGAGTCCAAACCCAAATTTCATTCAGCCCACAAGGTGCCTCAAGTGCAATTTCTGCAGACCTTTAGAGAGTCTGCTTGGGGTGCGGTCTTCACTGATGTAATTATCCACAATTTATTTCTATAAAGACACGTGACAtagtttttcaaatttttccAACCActgactaaataaacaaaaagaatttaCTATAAATGTGTACAACAATTACTTTATAAAAGGTTACTTGGATCATGTAGGCCAGTAAATAATAATTGATACAGAAATATCAGCAGTTTATGTACCCTTGAAGTCTCACCACCTCTCAGACTTGACAGTGAACATGTCGTACAACTGAAGTTCACAGGGTCTCAGTCCACAAGTCCAGATGGTGGACATTTGGATTCAGTTTTTGTGGTTACTTGACTCATGTGGCCACTGACAAGCAAGGAAGGCAATGCTTCAATTTTAACACATCTCTAGCCCCTGCCTCTCATGCTCTTATTTCTTCTTTAGACAAATCAAATTGGTTTAgactctctctgtccctctcctgTAGTAAGTAACCTGGCAGTCAgtgatggaggacagagaacaaAACGCTACtcactgctgtgaaatgtgtACAGACATTCAGCAGGAAATATGCTCCAgttacaaaaattaaaatataaactgtaaaaaaaataaatatatgaatcaTTTTGACACACTCAAACAGCAGCtactgaaaaaaaacagcagtctgtctgCAGATTGTACAAGTCGCACTATTACTTTCCTTGCCTGTAGGTGGCGCACATCAACACCTCTATATCTGCAACTCCAAACAGCTGCTCCTATTTTGTTGCACATGATATGTGGCACATGTTGGGCTGAAATGAAGGTCTGTTTATGCTGCAGCTCTAAATTGGATAATATTGGCTGAGATTGGTTTCAGGCGCTTCACATCAGTGACACTGTGTGTCCTTGTTATTTGTGTACATATGTGTTTAATTCACAAAGTGCTGGAACAAGTTCTTCTTACGGTGTTAGTTCCTTTTCCAAATTCATCGATGAGAACTAATGAGTTGCCAGTACTGCTGTTGAGAGCATGGGCCATCTGGAGATACAGACACAAATGTTATACcacacagtgttgttttattttgtgtgtgtgtgtgtgtgttatggctGTAGGCAGTAGTTGCTTTACAAAAATGTCTTGACAGGTGGAGAGTGGGAGTAAAACTGCAGGACAGTAGTGTTGGaagttcatattttttatttccacacccacacacaatgacattcacacacacacagtttgttgtgggcttaaaatgtgtgtgtttgtgtgtttcaggaacCTGGCTGAGGTCTATCATGAAGGTGCTGAGGCCCACAGACACAGACTCTCTGCTCTGCATGCGGGTAAAGATCCCATCCACCAGACCGATCTCTGCCTCCTTCGCAGGcacatctgagccaatcagcgCCATGAACACAATTAGACCCACCTGCCGAAACACAGTCAAAACGCAGGTTACAAATTACAAGTCAGGATTGGATGACAAGTGCTGTGCTTAACCAAATGGGAGAGAGAAGTCACATCAGTCATTCTCAGTAGATAAGGAGCGTTAAATGAAGATATCCTTATTAGGGACTTATCTattacattaaatacattttctggtGTACAGTTGTAGTCATCTAGCAGAACTCGGAGGTAATTAATATCTGTGCAACTGCTGGCAGTGACAAAACAGATGCAACAGGAGATTATATGCAATCATGCAGATTCTCTGCATAATGCCTGAATGCCCAAACCTAGCAAGGGAAAGGCTATTTGGCCACAAAATCTACCAAACATTAATGACAAGCAAAGTTCAGGCAAACCTGAAACAGAAGCATGTATGGTACACACTGAGTCACATGTCAAAACAGAGTCACTGGGCAAAGTGACATAAAAAGTTGAGTGTAATTGAGCTGGTCAAAATCATAAGCAGTTCATCATGTGTGACTGAGATGATCCATTTTGTATGTAATTTGTAGTGAGAGTTTATTCTGACTCTGTCACCTGTTTGAGGTAGATACTCTTTCCAGATGAGTTTGGGCCAGTAATGACCTTGACTCTGTCCTGTGATTCTGAGCTCTGAAAGGTGTTGGCTACAAACACAGGAGAGCACAGCTCTAGCAACGGATGTCTAGAAAATTGGAAAATACAGGCATTTATTAATACTGTGCTGCATATTAAATACAACTTCTGctgtgtgcgtgcttgtgtaTGCTATGTGGTGtatgaaaatgtctgttgtgtACTTTATATGTTATCAGTAATCAaactaaatgttaaaatagCTTACATGGCATGATACTTTCCAACATTAAAGTTTCAGATTATAACAAGAACTGCAGTATCTGGATAACTAACCCCACCTGCCCTGTGTGATTGTTATCCTCCTGTGGTTGGATAGTTTGGGTGAAGTGTAGCCGTACTCTTGGGAAGCACTGCTCAAAGCCATCAGACAGTCCAGCTCAGCAATGAGATCCAGAACCTGCACAActcaaacattaaaaccactgccCACCCTGAGAGTAGCCATTTGGCAGATGAAATAACAGCAAGCAGGAAccaggcagtcagtcagtttttccATAAAccttgttgtttattttacattattttaacGGTTAAGTCTGCCTAAAAGCTAGAAAATCTTAAGCATAGCTACAATACTATAAAGACAATAATTCATCATCTAACATTAATGCTCATTCTGCTCtcaaaaataatacaatttgCAATTACAGCATGGAGTTGAAGCACACCCAGCTGTCATGAGACAAATATCACAGCACTTCAGGGCTATCTGAACTTGTTTCATAATCAAAATGTGCAACACAACCCAAGGAAACACTGATAGCTAATCACAAAAAAACTCCACCTACACAGTTTAGCAGAGTTACTTTCCTGCCAACAATAATTTTATCAGTGTGGGAGTCATGTTTTAAACACTGTGACTTGGAAGTGCAAAGTGATGCACACCAACCTTGTAGAGGGAGGCGCTTCTCTCGAGGATTGTGTTCTGCAACTGTGTCATAATTGCTGTCTCCAGGTCTGAGAAACAGGATGTACATATGCCATCACAACAGCTATGTGTATGTCATGCGCACAGCTATCAGGTAAAGGTTTTCTTCTAGTAAGAAGATAAAATACCTCTGATGTCACAGTGCAAGTCTCCTATTAGGTCATCTAGCTCCCTGGTTCTCTGGCTGCGGTAGTGCAGGCGGTCATCTGACAGAAACTAGCTCAAATGGACACAAGTAAAAAAAGTATCAtgacacacaagcaaacaaccaaaattaatatattatcaAGATCATACACAAACCATAAAATCAAGTCCCTCCATCTCAAAATCCTCTTTCACCACCATGCTGGGCAGGCGAGGGACAGAGAGCAGGAATCCAATCTGTgaggagaatttaaaaaaagggagaTAAGCAATGATAAATGTGCTTCTCCAGATTAACTGCTTTTGCCATAGCTGATAGTATGAATCCCACTAATAATACAGAATGTGTGGGCACAATAAAAATGTAGCTGTTTATTAAGATATAAATCATCTAGTCGCTGAGTAGACATAAAGCTCAGACCAGAGGGATGTAGATGACACAACACGAGGGGATGCGAGCATCCAGGTATTCCAGCTCTCTTCTGGCTACATCTGTCAGGAAGTCAGACAACcccatcatcctcctcttttctgaCGGGGGATAGAGGAGACTGTTAAGACTTCAAATCAACTATCATATAAACTTATACACAAAGGCTCAAAGCTCTTAGACTTTGGGGATCATGACTGTTGACAGGTCCAGTTATTAGTCCAGTATGGAGGCACTTACTCTCATCAACTACTGGGTCCACATTTGGTTTGATGGTGAAATGGTTCTCAGCTATGCTGGTTTCAAAATCCACCTACATGTTCCAAATCAGAGTCAAACTCATTAATACTCAACAGTCTGCGAAGCAATTAGGAACCACTGAGCACGGCAGCAAAAGTCAGGAGACTGTTGTGTATTGATATTTGTGTCTCACAACTCGGTTGATGAGGGAGGCAATATACTGGAGGTCATCAGAGAACCCTTCACTGATATCACAAAAGAGCTGAATGGACTGAGGCAGGTGTCGCACCGTGTCCCTGATACACACTGCACTGTACACcgtctgacaaacacaaacaaaacattctttACTCATTTAAGAGAACCTGTCTCATGGATAACGAGGGGATGGTAATACTGTAGCTCTGACCTTGTAGAGACTCTGCCAGTTGGTCACTTTGGTGTGGGAGAGGCACATCCTGCGCAGAAGAGTCTAACACAGAAACATCATTTCTATATTGGGGTGATATCACAGCATGTAAAACCATATACAGTCAGATGTGTAGCAAAAATAGGTAACTGGTCATAGTTGTTACTGGTATGTTACTGATGTTGCGTAATAAAGACTGCAGGGTGCTGAGGGCGTCTGAGTTTCGTGGTGACGTGAAGAAACgtatcacttcctgtctcctatGTAACACAGCCAGGTCCTGCGTTGGCCGCGAGAACCACTGGCTGCAAGAGGAGAGGATACTGATTATACTTATGCTGATTCTATCAGGTAAGTAGAATAAACTAATAAACTTAACATCTTTCAGAATGATCAGATTTACCAGTGTTTAGCATTTTTTAGCATATTTAGCATTATTGTCTTTTATGTATGACGTACAGCAGTTCAAATTTCTGTGATTTATCAAATTAGTTATAAACTCCTGTTGCCTATTAATGCAAATAGTGGTAGCAGTGGTGGCGCTGCAGCATTTGTGCTCAATGTCTCATAGCAAAGGCATAAATCTGACATAACTGTCACACAGAAAGACATCTCTTTATTGAGGACATGCTGAAAGAAATACCATCCTATTGTTGTTTGATTGGAAGTGTTTCTCACCGAAGTAGTTTGGACCCAAACTTGCATCTACAGCGGTTCAGTATCCCTACGACAACAAGAACAAGCGGATCATGGTTAGATAAGAGTATGAGCGATTACGTCCTGAATCGTCCATCAACTAGAGCTGCGTACCATAAAGACTGAGTCCTTCCTTTTCACCTGA
This sequence is a window from Scatophagus argus isolate fScaArg1 chromosome 9, fScaArg1.pri, whole genome shotgun sequence. Protein-coding genes within it:
- the LOC124064180 gene encoding sperm acrosome membrane-associated protein 4-like; its protein translation is MKRLIFLVFAIVMLTQAQGEDEEQLEQLMDSGVVFEEEEEFLKCFRCDLGFWDACYTTETNCSLGERCYTGRGKAADTLDIKTLGCVKAEECSMESTVELFSNTTIFAMIKHCCDTPFCNSAHNLQIITFLYLTAAFVITWHLTEASTGS
- the msh5 gene encoding mutS protein homolog 5 isoform X3, coding for MAALESLRPGGGGGGLGPRGLSGDEEEEEDSPVVLLSVLAQNRQVGLCFYDSKDSSLHYMTDTPDNYELHLLARVIQEVSPHVIITSAKQERCMTRFLQQLDSNPDYRPEVVTYPYLEFGLEVSKQRLLSAHLPFLPAFISERDKMSYLSSCISFDSPLMLRAVGALLKCLDRRRVGVELEDSSVGVPILHFHAYTLKGVICIDRDTYSVLQIFKSEPHPSVYKLHSGEKEGLSLYGILNRCRCKFGSKLLRQWFSRPTQDLAVLHRRQEVIRFFTSPRNSDALSTLQSLLRNISNIPTLLRRMCLSHTKVTNWQSLYKTVYSAVCIRDTVRHLPQSIQLFCDISEGFSDDLQYIASLINRVVDFETSIAENHFTIKPNVDPVVDEKKRRMMGLSDFLTDVARRELEYLDARIPSCCVIYIPLIGFLLSVPRLPSMVVKEDFEMEGLDFMFLSDDRLHYRSQRTRELDDLIGDLHCDIRDLETAIMTQLQNTILERSASLYKVLDLIAELDCLMALSSASQEYGYTSPKLSNHRRITITQGRHPLLELCSPVFVANTFQSSESQDRVKVITGPNSSGKSIYLKQVGLIVFMALIGSDVPAKEAEIGLVDGIFTRMQSRESVSVGLSTFMIDLSQVDGLSLLAASISHWLRKAPVDVPHVLLATNFHSLLRLDLLPSSGMLSLLTLETAVDGNELVFLYQLKEGICQSSYAANIATLASLPTSLVQRGVEVSELYRTGRSIKRVDSPSSHKQANRCRSVVEKFLSLDLEDTDLDLQHFLKEELLPSAGELQNCN
- the msh5 gene encoding mutS protein homolog 5 isoform X2 encodes the protein MAALESLRPGGGGGGLGPRGLSGDEEEEEDSPVVLLSVLAQNRQVGLCFYDSKDSSLHYMTDTPDNYELHLLARVIQEVSPHVIITSAKQERCMTRFLQQLGLEVSKQRLLSAHLPFLPAFISERDKMSYLSSCISFDSPLMLRAVGALLKCLDRRRVGVELEDSSVGVPILHFHAYTLKGVICIDRDTYSVLQIFKSEPHPSVYKLHSGEKEGLSLYGILNRCRCKFGSKLLRQWFSRPTQDLAVLHRRQEVIRFFTSPRNSDALSTLQSLLRNISNIPTLLRRMCLSHTKVTNWQSLYKTVYSAVCIRDTVRHLPQSIQLFCDISEGFSDDLQYIASLINRVVDFETSIAENHFTIKPNVDPVVDEKKRRMMGLSDFLTDVARRELEYLDARIPSCCVIYIPLIGFLLSVPRLPSMVVKEDFEMEGLDFMFLSDDRLHYRSQRTRELDDLIGDLHCDIRDLETAIMTQLQNTILERSASLYKVLDLIAELDCLMALSSASQEYGYTSPKLSNHRRITITQGRHPLLELCSPVFVANTFQSSESQDRVKVITGPNSSGKSIYLKQVGLIVFMALIGSDVPAKEAEIGLVDGIFTRMQSRESVSVGLSTFMIDLSQMAHALNSSTGNSLVLIDEFGKGTNTVDGLSLLAASISHWLRKAPVDVPHVLLATNFHSLLRLDLLPSSGMLSLLTLETAVDGNELVFLYQLKEGICQSSYAANIATLASLPTSLVQRGVEVSELYRTGRSIKRVDSPSSHKQANRCRSVVEKFLSLDLEDTDLDLQHFLKEELLPSAGELQNCN
- the msh5 gene encoding mutS protein homolog 5 isoform X1; the protein is MAALESLRPGGGGGGLGPRGLSGDEEEEEDSPVVLLSVLAQNRQVGLCFYDSKDSSLHYMTDTPDNYELHLLARVIQEVSPHVIITSAKQERCMTRFLQQLDSNPDYRPEVVTYPYLEFGLEVSKQRLLSAHLPFLPAFISERDKMSYLSSCISFDSPLMLRAVGALLKCLDRRRVGVELEDSSVGVPILHFHAYTLKGVICIDRDTYSVLQIFKSEPHPSVYKLHSGEKEGLSLYGILNRCRCKFGSKLLRQWFSRPTQDLAVLHRRQEVIRFFTSPRNSDALSTLQSLLRNISNIPTLLRRMCLSHTKVTNWQSLYKTVYSAVCIRDTVRHLPQSIQLFCDISEGFSDDLQYIASLINRVVDFETSIAENHFTIKPNVDPVVDEKKRRMMGLSDFLTDVARRELEYLDARIPSCCVIYIPLIGFLLSVPRLPSMVVKEDFEMEGLDFMFLSDDRLHYRSQRTRELDDLIGDLHCDIRDLETAIMTQLQNTILERSASLYKVLDLIAELDCLMALSSASQEYGYTSPKLSNHRRITITQGRHPLLELCSPVFVANTFQSSESQDRVKVITGPNSSGKSIYLKQVGLIVFMALIGSDVPAKEAEIGLVDGIFTRMQSRESVSVGLSTFMIDLSQMAHALNSSTGNSLVLIDEFGKGTNTVDGLSLLAASISHWLRKAPVDVPHVLLATNFHSLLRLDLLPSSGMLSLLTLETAVDGNELVFLYQLKEGICQSSYAANIATLASLPTSLVQRGVEVSELYRTGRSIKRVDSPSSHKQANRCRSVVEKFLSLDLEDTDLDLQHFLKEELLPSAGELQNCN